The stretch of DNA GCTCTCGACCTTCGGATGATCGCGCAGGAATTCGCAGACGGCCTTGGCGTTCTCGCCGGCGCGGGTCATGCGCACCTCGACCGTTTCGAGGCTGCGCAGCAGCATCCAGGCGGTGTTGGCGTCGCAGATGCCGCCCAACGTGTTGCGCATCGGGCGCACGACGTCGATCAGCGCCTGCTTGCCCGTGATGGCCCCCGCGATGAGGTCCGAATGGCCGCCGACATATTTGGTCAGGCTGTAGATGGTGAGGTCCGCGCCATGCCGTTGCGGCGCCGACCAGATGGGGCCAAGGAAGGTATTGTCGATCGCGATCGGCGGCAGCTCGTCCTCGCCATAAGCGGCGCGGCGGGCGGCATCGACCGCCTGCACGTCGACGAGCGCGTTGGTCGGATTGGCGGGGCTTTCGAGATAGATGAGCGCGACCTTGCCGCCCTTTTCCTCGGCCATTTCCTGCGCCTTGGCGAGATGCGCGTCGATTTCCTCGCGCGTCGCGCTGGCCGGAAAATCGAGATGCTGCACGCCGAACTGCGGCAGGATCTTCATGATCACGCTTTCGGTCGCGGCGTAGAGCGGGCTCGACATCAGGATGACGTCGTTGGGACGACAGGTCGCCAGCATGAGCATCGCGATGGCGGTCATCCCGCTCGAGAAGACTAAAGCGTCGTCGCTATCTTCCCACAGGGCGAGGCGATCCTCGAGGATTTCCTGGTTGGGATTGTTGAAGCGCGAATAGACGAGGCCTTCCATGCCGCCGCCCGGACGCTTGCCGGTGATGCCTTCGAAGAAATGCTTTCCCTCCGACGCCTTGTCGAAGACGAAGGTGGAAGTGTGAAAGATCGGGGCCTTGAGGCTCTGTTCGGACAGCGAGGGATTGTAGCCGTAGCCCATCATCAGCGTGGCGGGGTCGAGCTTGTGGTCGCCGATCTTGCGGTCTTTCACGGGGCATTCTCCTGATTAGTTGGCGCCCGCTTAGCCTTCCCGCGTCGCCATGCCAATCATGCTGTAGAAGCGAAGGTCCGTGCTGGTGCCCTCATGCGTGGCGCGGCGATAGCTGGGCCAGCGGGACGAGGCATAGGTGTCCTCGCCCGACAGCCAGATGCGCCCAACGCCCGCCGCCTTCAGCCGTGCGGCGACATAGCCCGGAAGGTCGAAATGCGGGCGGCCCGCGGCGCCGTCGCGAAAGAAAGCGGCGTTGGCGGGACCTTCGTCGATGAACGGTTCGGGGAAGTCGGGGCCGACCTCGTAATTCTTCTGCGCGATGCAGGGGCCGACGGCGGCGACGATCCGGTCTGCTTGCGCGCCGAGCGAGAGCATCGCGCCAATGCAGGCGTCGGTGACCCCGCCGATCGCACCGCGCCAGCCCGCATGCGCCGCGCCGACCACCCCCGCCTCGCGATCGGCGAGAAGGACGGGCGCGCAGTCGGCGGTGACGATGGCGAGGAGCAGGCCGGGGATCGCGGTCGCCATCGCGTCGGCTTCCGGCCGCGAGTCCTCGTCGAAGGGCGCATCGACGACGAGCGCGGTGGCAGAATGAACCTGCTTCAGCCGGGCGACGCGCGCCTCCGGAGCGAGCACCGAGGCGGCCGCGCCCATGCCCACGCCATCCTCGAAGAAGCCGTGCGGAAGATCGCCGAGCGGCGGCGCGGTCAGCGTCTCGCTCAACCGCCCAGCCCCGCCGGGACGGGCCAGCCGCGGTGATGCACGGCCATGACCTTGAACAGGTTGCCCATTCCCTCGTCCGACGCGAGCCTGCGTCGCTGGCCCGCGATGTCGTGCGCCCGGTCGGGGTTCTGTCCCGCCAGCGCCTGCGCGCGCGGGCCGAGGCCGAGCGTCTCGAGCCAGTTGCCCTGCGTGATGGCACGGGTCGCGCGGGCGCCCGCGTCCTGCGCCGCGGCGCGAAGGGCGGCGAAATCGACATGGGCGGTCAGGTCGGCGGCGCCCGGATGGGCGAGCGGATCGACCCGTTCGTGGCGCTTGACCGCCTGCAACGTGTCGCCCTGCTCCCCCGCCAGGTAGCCATAGTCGATCACCAGCAGCACGCCGCCATGTTCGGCGAGGTGGGCCGAGATCTTCGCCATGATCTTCGCGGCGACGCGCGATTCCTCGCGCGTGACTGGCCCGTCCGGCACGAAGCGCAGCGTGTCGCCATCCAGCGCGACCGTCCGCTCCGCTTCGTCGACCCACTGGCCGACGGGCAAGGCGTCGAAGAATTCGTTGGCGACGATCATCAGCGGGCGTTCGGGCAGGCCGTCCACATCGTCGTGCCAGGTCGCCGTCGGGTGGCGCCGTTCCTGCTCGGCGCGGAGCGTGGGGCTGGTCTCGACGAAATGGCGTTCGCCCTTGAACCCCACGCCCATCAACAGTCGCAGAGCGTCGGTCGCCAGTGTTCCGCGACCCGGTCCGAGCTCGCAATAAGCGGCGTTGGCGGGCGACCCCGCACGGATGAAGATGTCCGCGAGGCAGGCGCCGACCATCTCGCCGAACATCTGGCTGATTTCGGGGGCCGTCGTGAAGTCGCCGCCCCGCCCCAGCGGATCGCGGCTGGCGTAATAATGCGCGTTCGACGCGGCCATGTAGTCGTGCACGCCGATCGGGCCATCGGCCCTAATCCGCGCCCGAAGATCGTCGGCGAAACTCACGCCACGCTTTGCGTGCCGAAGGTGGGTTCGACGCGCACCCGCCGCCTCTTCGCGGTGGCCATGAGATAGGCGCCGCCGAGGATCATCGGCAGGCTGAGCCACTGACCCATCTGCAGCCCGCTCGCCAGCGCGAAGTCGGTGAGGTGGCTGTCGGGTTCGCGAACATATTCGATGAGGAAACGGAAGGCGCCGTAACCGAGGATGAAGGCCCCCACGAGCATGCCGGGATAGTAGCGCGCCTTGGTTTTCCAGAACATCCACGCGAGGATGAGAAAGAGAACAAGCCCTTCGAGCGCGGCCTCGTAAAGCTGGCTCGGATGGCGCGGCGGTCCGAGGACGGCGACCCCGCCGACATTCTCGACGAAGCGGATCGCCCAGGGCACGGTCGTGACGCCGCCCCACAATTCGCCGTTGACGAAATTGGCGAGCCTTCCCAGCCCCAGCCCGATCGGGACGCAGCAGGCGATATAATCGTGGACGCGCAGCCAGTTGAGCTTGTGCTTCCAGCTGTAGATGATGATCGCGAGGCTGACCCCGATCACCCCGCCGTGGAAGCTCATCCCCCCGTCGCGCAGGTTCAGGATCCCGAAGGGCGGTGGCAGGTCGACCCCGAACATGGTCGTCCCGTTGGTGAGGTAGAAGGGCAGGTTGTAGAAGATCACGTAGCCCAGGCGACCGCCGAGGATCACGCCGATCGCGGCCCAGAAGACGAGATCGTCGACGTGCCGCCGCGCCATCGGGGCGCCCGGCTGTTTGGTCAGCTTGAGCACGTACCAATAGCCGAGGAAAATCCCCGCGATATAGGCGATGCTGTACCATTTGAGATCGTAGAAGCCGAAGCTCAGGGCCGTGTCGGACAGGCCCAGATCGGGGAAGGCCGTGTAATTCTCGGCGTCGATCGGTTCGGGCGCCACTCCGGTGGATGCTGGGGGCGCGGGAAGTGCGGTCATACGGGCTTTCCTTGTACTTCCCCGCCTCATAGGGTGATGGGCGACAAAGGCAAAGGAGAGTTGAATGCCCAGTGCGTTGGATCAGGCGTATGAGAAAGTTCTCGAGGCGGCGAGCGGCCCGGGCGGGCGGCTGGTGCTGGGCGAGAATGCCGACGGGCGCACGATCGTCTCCAACTTTCCGCCGACGCTGCCGATGATGTTCATGATGTTCGCGCAACTGTACGGCCCCAACCCCTACATCATCACCGACGACGAGCAGCTGACCTACGAAGAGCTCAACGCGCTCACCGATCGGCTTGCCAAGGCACTGGTCGGGCGGGGTCTCGCAAAGGGCGACCGGGTCGCGATCGCGATGCGCAACTGTCCGAGCTGGATCGTCGGATATATGGCCGCGCTCAAGGCCGGCGGGGTCGCGACGCTGATCAACGGCTGGTGGCAGGGCGAGGAATTGCGCCACGCGATGAAGTTGACCGCTCCCGCGATGGTGCTGGCCGACGGAGCGCGCGCCAAGCTCGTCGA from Sphingomicrobium sp. XHP0239 encodes:
- the lgt gene encoding prolipoprotein diacylglyceryl transferase encodes the protein MTALPAPPASTGVAPEPIDAENYTAFPDLGLSDTALSFGFYDLKWYSIAYIAGIFLGYWYVLKLTKQPGAPMARRHVDDLVFWAAIGVILGGRLGYVIFYNLPFYLTNGTTMFGVDLPPPFGILNLRDGGMSFHGGVIGVSLAIIIYSWKHKLNWLRVHDYIACCVPIGLGLGRLANFVNGELWGGVTTVPWAIRFVENVGGVAVLGPPRHPSQLYEAALEGLVLFLILAWMFWKTKARYYPGMLVGAFILGYGAFRFLIEYVREPDSHLTDFALASGLQMGQWLSLPMILGGAYLMATAKRRRVRVEPTFGTQSVA
- a CDS encoding cystathionine gamma-synthase family protein, whose translation is MKDRKIGDHKLDPATLMMGYGYNPSLSEQSLKAPIFHTSTFVFDKASEGKHFFEGITGKRPGGGMEGLVYSRFNNPNQEILEDRLALWEDSDDALVFSSGMTAIAMLMLATCRPNDVILMSSPLYAATESVIMKILPQFGVQHLDFPASATREEIDAHLAKAQEMAEEKGGKVALIYLESPANPTNALVDVQAVDAARRAAYGEDELPPIAIDNTFLGPIWSAPQRHGADLTIYSLTKYVGGHSDLIAGAITGKQALIDVVRPMRNTLGGICDANTAWMLLRSLETVEVRMTRAGENAKAVCEFLRDHPKVESVGYLGFLEEGSRQRDIYDRHGLGAGSTFSLYLKGGEKEAFAFLDALKIAKLAVSLGGTETLASAPAAMTHLSVPETRRHQLKISDNLVRISIGIEKADDLIADFANALEAV
- a CDS encoding polyphenol oxidase family protein: MSETLTAPPLGDLPHGFFEDGVGMGAAASVLAPEARVARLKQVHSATALVVDAPFDEDSRPEADAMATAIPGLLLAIVTADCAPVLLADREAGVVGAAHAGWRGAIGGVTDACIGAMLSLGAQADRIVAAVGPCIAQKNYEVGPDFPEPFIDEGPANAAFFRDGAAGRPHFDLPGYVAARLKAAGVGRIWLSGEDTYASSRWPSYRRATHEGTSTDLRFYSMIGMATREG
- a CDS encoding class I SAM-dependent methyltransferase — encoded protein: MSFADDLRARIRADGPIGVHDYMAASNAHYYASRDPLGRGGDFTTAPEISQMFGEMVGACLADIFIRAGSPANAAYCELGPGRGTLATDALRLLMGVGFKGERHFVETSPTLRAEQERRHPTATWHDDVDGLPERPLMIVANEFFDALPVGQWVDEAERTVALDGDTLRFVPDGPVTREESRVAAKIMAKISAHLAEHGGVLLVIDYGYLAGEQGDTLQAVKRHERVDPLAHPGAADLTAHVDFAALRAAAQDAGARATRAITQGNWLETLGLGPRAQALAGQNPDRAHDIAGQRRRLASDEGMGNLFKVMAVHHRGWPVPAGLGG